A stretch of the Actinotalea sp. JY-7876 genome encodes the following:
- a CDS encoding amidohydrolase family protein, translated as MTVPVRLTGVPVGEGTAPVTAEVVDRAVRLAPAAAPAPGTPPRSLLLPGLVNLHDHLRAFMPTGRRTEGAPLTQVITAAAATQAVATPQEHRALTALASARQLRAGVTSVVDHVYPLHRPELLDAAVAGHRDVGVRASVALGVMTRGDARTCTTVADVARLAERALAELLPADRLFLAPVSLRQAAAEDYADTVAAADRLGLRLYTHIAETVAEVEQCVAEHGVRPVELLHRLGFLRPGTVLVHCVQLSDREVGLLAGTGTAVVYCPTNHLRLAKGFARVADLVDAGVTVGLGIDGTESLFHEMRQAVYAQGQARLDPAALGSAAAYAMATVQGARALGVAGVDGRLDGSPDVVRLDARRVGLQPLVDPVWSVVHRAGPGDVTDVVVDGRLVLHDGRLTGSDEDELVERAYVATRDMAHRTGTTDPADWPPVDLSDRLDRRSNTREGTQ; from the coding sequence GTGACGGTGCCCGTGCGCCTCACCGGCGTGCCGGTGGGCGAGGGGACCGCACCCGTGACGGCCGAGGTGGTCGACAGGGCGGTGCGGCTCGCGCCGGCGGCTGCGCCGGCGCCGGGCACCCCGCCGCGCAGCCTCCTGCTGCCAGGGCTCGTCAACCTGCACGACCACCTGCGGGCCTTCATGCCCACGGGCCGCCGGACCGAGGGCGCGCCCCTCACGCAGGTCATCACGGCGGCCGCCGCCACGCAGGCCGTCGCGACGCCGCAGGAGCACCGCGCCCTGACGGCGCTCGCGAGCGCGCGGCAGCTGCGCGCCGGCGTCACGTCCGTCGTCGACCACGTGTACCCGCTGCACCGGCCCGAGCTGCTCGACGCGGCCGTCGCCGGGCACCGGGACGTCGGTGTGCGCGCGAGCGTGGCGCTCGGTGTCATGACGCGCGGCGACGCGCGCACGTGCACGACGGTGGCGGACGTCGCCCGCCTCGCGGAGCGCGCCCTGGCCGAGCTGCTGCCGGCCGACCGCCTGTTCCTCGCGCCGGTCTCGCTGCGGCAGGCGGCGGCCGAGGACTACGCGGACACCGTCGCCGCCGCGGACCGGCTCGGCCTGCGGCTGTACACGCACATCGCGGAGACGGTCGCGGAGGTCGAGCAGTGCGTCGCCGAGCACGGCGTGCGCCCGGTCGAGCTGCTGCACCGCCTCGGCTTCCTGCGGCCCGGGACCGTGCTCGTGCACTGCGTCCAGCTCTCCGACCGGGAGGTCGGGCTGCTGGCCGGCACGGGGACCGCCGTGGTCTACTGCCCGACCAACCACCTCAGGCTCGCCAAGGGCTTCGCGCGCGTCGCCGACCTCGTGGACGCCGGCGTGACGGTCGGGCTGGGCATCGACGGCACCGAGAGCCTGTTCCACGAGATGCGCCAGGCGGTCTACGCCCAGGGGCAGGCACGGCTCGACCCCGCAGCCCTCGGCTCGGCCGCGGCCTACGCCATGGCGACCGTCCAGGGTGCTCGCGCCCTCGGGGTCGCCGGCGTCGACGGCCGGCTCGACGGCTCGCCGGACGTGGTCCGGCTGGACGCCCGCCGGGTCGGCCTCCAGCCCTTGGTGGACCCCGTGTGGTCGGTGGTCCACCGTGCCGGCCCGGGCGACGTGACCGACGTCGTCGTGGACGGCCGGCTCGTGCTCCACGACGGCCGCCTCACCGGATCGGACGAGGACGAGCTCGTGGAGCGCGCCTACGTCGCCACCCGCGACATGGCGCACCGCACCGGGACGACCGATCCGGCCGACTGGCCCCCCGTCGACCTCAGCGACCGACTCGACCGACGGTCGAACACCAGAGAGGGAACGCAATGA
- a CDS encoding sugar ABC transporter substrate-binding protein has product MNLSRRQLLGIGGGIAAGIALAACGGGGGSSSGGGGGGGKPGTLRIWANAAVAGDADSGLQRAAKAFGEAKGMTVQVEGLPTADLVSKLTTAVSGGSGPDVAIVDSSSVPQLAGAQILADLTDRTGGVAGDFHTGAMEYSTYAGKQYGLPYYTNNVGLFYNKAMLSDAGIEVPTTWQDLRSAAIELTGGDRYGYMMGPAGYGAFLFWPWLWQNGGQIVDADATRAVFDDDKGIEAFEFYANLHLEDAVVPPDFLAATSGWDPYVAPFAQERVAMMAIGPWGQNAITEGNPDLDWGVAPLPQGSEKATILGGATIGVAANAGAPDEAWEFVEWVTGGEQMEFIQASGNIPGRKDVIDSAWATEDPVRQVFVEQMEFARARPALPTWGDVEWGVFANAWDSVIQGQASPADALRSAAEQATEKLSS; this is encoded by the coding sequence ATGAACCTCAGCCGTCGCCAGCTCCTGGGCATCGGCGGCGGCATCGCGGCCGGCATCGCCCTCGCAGCCTGCGGCGGCGGCGGCGGCTCCTCCTCCGGCGGTGGAGGAGGCGGCGGCAAGCCGGGCACGCTCCGGATCTGGGCCAACGCCGCCGTCGCCGGCGACGCGGACTCCGGCCTGCAGCGTGCCGCCAAGGCCTTCGGCGAGGCGAAGGGCATGACGGTCCAGGTCGAGGGGCTGCCCACGGCGGACCTCGTCTCGAAGCTGACCACCGCGGTGAGCGGTGGCAGCGGCCCGGACGTCGCGATCGTCGACTCGTCGTCGGTGCCGCAGCTCGCGGGGGCGCAGATCCTGGCGGACCTCACCGACCGGACCGGCGGCGTGGCGGGCGACTTCCACACCGGTGCCATGGAGTACTCCACGTACGCCGGCAAGCAGTACGGCCTGCCGTACTACACGAACAACGTCGGCCTCTTCTACAACAAGGCGATGCTCTCGGACGCGGGCATCGAGGTGCCCACGACGTGGCAGGACCTGCGCTCCGCGGCGATCGAGCTCACGGGCGGCGACCGCTACGGCTACATGATGGGTCCGGCGGGCTACGGCGCGTTCCTGTTCTGGCCGTGGCTGTGGCAGAACGGCGGCCAGATCGTCGACGCCGACGCCACCCGGGCCGTCTTCGACGACGACAAGGGCATCGAAGCGTTCGAGTTCTACGCCAACCTCCACCTCGAGGACGCCGTCGTCCCGCCCGACTTCCTGGCCGCGACGAGCGGCTGGGACCCGTACGTCGCGCCGTTCGCCCAGGAGCGCGTCGCCATGATGGCGATCGGGCCCTGGGGGCAGAACGCGATCACCGAGGGCAACCCCGACCTCGACTGGGGCGTGGCACCGCTGCCGCAGGGCTCTGAGAAGGCGACGATCCTCGGCGGCGCCACCATCGGCGTCGCCGCCAACGCAGGCGCGCCCGACGAGGCGTGGGAGTTCGTCGAGTGGGTCACCGGCGGCGAGCAGATGGAGTTCATCCAGGCGAGCGGCAACATCCCCGGTCGCAAGGACGTCATCGACTCCGCCTGGGCCACCGAGGACCCCGTCCGCCAGGTCTTCGTCGAGCAGATGGAGTTCGCGCGGGCACGCCCGGCGCTGCCCACGTGGGGCGACGTCGAGTGGGGCGTGTTCGCCAACGCCTGGGACTCCGTGATCCAGGGGCAGGCGTCGCCCGCCGACGCGCTGCGCTCCGCCGCTGAGCAGGCCACCGAGAAGCTCTCCAGCTAG
- a CDS encoding carbohydrate ABC transporter permease, translating to MTTTTTPAPTLPVVTPPAARARRQRRRRLEPFLYIAPAFVVLGLIIGYPVLNAAWTSLTDSSLMAPGQEQFVGLDNFVDLFTSASFWTVMGRTHVWAAATLLLQVGLGLVIATTLNKQLVARGFVRTTMIVPWVVPTVLVALIWRFLLDPASGPVNQILRDSGILENPPMWLANTSTALPTLVLISAWKWTPFTAVILLAGMQQIPPEQYEAAMIDGANAWQRFLHVTVPGIRTSLALVTLTTISGAINNFNGIWLFTRGGPVGATDILTTVAYRTAFQEFDFGKAAAIAMVIFVMMMVLAVLYFYVVEGRKEKRR from the coding sequence ATGACCACCACCACGACACCCGCGCCCACGCTGCCCGTCGTCACGCCCCCGGCCGCCCGCGCGCGGCGGCAGCGGCGGCGCCGGCTCGAGCCGTTCCTCTACATCGCCCCGGCCTTCGTCGTGCTCGGCCTGATCATCGGCTACCCGGTGCTCAACGCGGCCTGGACGAGCCTGACCGACTCCTCGCTCATGGCCCCCGGCCAGGAGCAGTTCGTCGGCCTCGACAACTTCGTCGACCTGTTCACCAGCGCGTCCTTCTGGACCGTCATGGGACGGACCCACGTGTGGGCAGCCGCGACGCTCCTGCTCCAGGTCGGGCTCGGCCTCGTCATCGCCACGACGCTCAACAAGCAGCTCGTCGCCCGCGGGTTCGTCCGCACCACCATGATCGTCCCGTGGGTCGTGCCCACGGTCCTCGTGGCGCTCATCTGGCGCTTCCTGCTCGACCCGGCATCGGGGCCCGTCAACCAGATCCTGCGCGACTCGGGGATCCTGGAGAACCCCCCGATGTGGCTCGCGAACACCTCGACCGCGCTGCCCACCCTCGTGCTCATCAGCGCGTGGAAGTGGACCCCGTTCACCGCGGTCATCCTGCTGGCCGGGATGCAGCAGATCCCGCCCGAGCAGTACGAGGCGGCGATGATCGACGGCGCGAACGCCTGGCAGCGGTTCCTCCACGTCACCGTGCCCGGGATCCGCACGTCGCTCGCCCTCGTGACCCTGACGACCATCTCGGGCGCGATCAACAACTTCAACGGCATCTGGCTGTTCACCCGCGGCGGGCCCGTGGGTGCCACCGACATCCTGACGACCGTCGCCTACCGCACGGCCTTCCAGGAGTTCGACTTCGGCAAGGCCGCGGCCATCGCCATGGTCATCTTCGTGATGATGATGGTGCTCGCCGTCCTCTACTTCTACGTCGTCGAGGGTCGGAAGGAGAAGCGGCGATGA